One window from the genome of Cricetulus griseus strain 17A/GY chromosome 2, alternate assembly CriGri-PICRH-1.0, whole genome shotgun sequence encodes:
- the LOC113831774 gene encoding palmitoyl-protein thioesterase 1-like codes for MMQDMENKVLNASSEVCQILAEDPKLHEGYIAVTFTRRLQIMKELAEKCQIPTMKDIISIPARKLKGVMKRIYSFFN; via the exons ATGATGCAG GATATGGAGAACAAGGTCTTGAATGCCAGTTCTGAAGTGTGTCAGATTCTTGCTGAGGATCCTAAACTGCATGAAGGTTACATCGCTGTTACATTCACCAGGAGACTCCAGATCAT GAAGGAGTTGGCTGAAAAATGCCAAATACCTACCATGAAAGATATAATCTCAATTCCTGCAAGAAAACTTAAAGG GGTGATGAAACGAATTTACAGCTTTTTCAACTGA